One Chloroflexota bacterium genomic window carries:
- a CDS encoding Gfo/Idh/MocA family oxidoreductase, with product MKSTVRMGVIGLGAAGIRHARACLLAPVWFPDSNIAVRRQVCADVDAAAAARAADQLGFGRWTADWRDVISDPEVDAIAVATPNDSHLEIIEAAAAAGKHVLCEKPVGLNPAQTAAAAAAIEAAGIVFMVGYNYRCIPALVRTRNLIESDGIGRPTHYRGRYFTSSGTDSSTPLSWRYLRSVSGNGTLADLMSHVIDTAQFLFGPITEVVGDKQTFVEQRPTPGPEGVSAGLAPVENEDYVSALARFANGAQGTLEGCRVICGPTNEMAFELNGSAGSVKWSLERMHELEIYTDSSIAQGYTQAFSQSGDGAHGNFNPGAGNGPSLMDLKAIEMNNFLGAVLGRIPASPGISAALAVARVQAAIARSWASGTWERVGTFDCP from the coding sequence GTGAAAAGCACCGTCCGGATGGGCGTGATCGGCCTCGGCGCGGCCGGCATTCGCCACGCCCGCGCGTGCCTGTTGGCGCCGGTCTGGTTCCCTGATTCGAATATCGCGGTCCGGCGCCAGGTCTGTGCCGACGTTGACGCCGCGGCCGCCGCGCGGGCGGCCGATCAATTGGGTTTCGGTCGCTGGACGGCGGACTGGCGAGACGTGATATCCGACCCGGAGGTAGACGCGATTGCGGTCGCGACGCCGAATGACTCGCACCTGGAAATCATCGAAGCCGCCGCGGCGGCCGGCAAGCACGTTCTGTGCGAGAAGCCGGTTGGGCTGAATCCGGCCCAGACCGCCGCCGCCGCCGCCGCGATCGAAGCTGCCGGCATCGTCTTCATGGTCGGCTACAACTACCGCTGCATTCCGGCGCTGGTCCGAACCCGGAACCTGATCGAGTCCGACGGGATCGGTCGGCCGACCCATTACCGGGGCCGGTACTTCACATCAAGCGGGACCGATTCGTCGACGCCGCTGAGCTGGCGTTACCTGCGCTCGGTTTCCGGCAACGGCACGCTGGCCGATCTGATGTCCCACGTGATCGACACCGCCCAGTTTCTGTTCGGTCCGATCACCGAGGTCGTGGGCGACAAGCAGACTTTCGTCGAGCAACGCCCGACGCCGGGGCCGGAGGGAGTTTCGGCAGGGCTTGCGCCGGTTGAAAACGAGGACTACGTCTCGGCCCTGGCCCGCTTCGCCAACGGCGCCCAGGGAACCCTCGAGGGCTGCCGGGTGATCTGCGGGCCCACCAATGAAATGGCGTTCGAGCTAAACGGCAGCGCCGGTTCGGTCAAGTGGTCGCTGGAGCGCATGCACGAGCTTGAAATCTATACCGACTCGAGCATCGCCCAGGGCTACACCCAGGCGTTTTCGCAGTCCGGCGATGGCGCCCACGGCAACTTCAATCCAGGCGCCGGGAACGGTCCAAGCCTGATGGATCTGAAGGCGATCGAAATGAACAACTTCCTGGGTGCGGTCCTCGGCCGGATACCTGCGTCGCCCGGGATT